The proteins below are encoded in one region of Methylophilales bacterium:
- a CDS encoding fused MFS/spermidine synthase — protein sequence MINKIKKLIGLVSEKKPQREGSFDEMTVDMSESNDVRSMHIGSPTIQSSMRISDPYHLELGYTQIMALAAIFLDKPKDLLFVGLGGAAIQKFFYKWFPKANCLTVEINPSAINVAKQFFKIPQRSKRFKIIQDDGIDYIKNLEDEYDLILSDAFEEYGLPEVFCEIPYFESCRARLTEKGIFMINLWGSDPRTKAYIDRIKLTFDYRVLHLKSSTSGNIIVFAFNSQPSESRIDHLKRKILTMEKQIDFDLMVYFNKILKNQKNKTNHLFL from the coding sequence ATGATAAATAAAATAAAAAAATTGATCGGCTTGGTCAGTGAAAAAAAACCTCAACGAGAGGGTAGTTTTGATGAAATGACGGTGGATATGAGTGAATCAAATGATGTGAGATCGATGCACATTGGTTCACCGACGATCCAAAGCTCAATGAGGATTAGTGATCCTTACCACCTAGAATTAGGCTACACGCAAATTATGGCATTGGCCGCTATTTTTCTAGATAAACCAAAGGATTTATTATTTGTAGGCCTCGGAGGTGCGGCCATACAAAAATTTTTTTACAAATGGTTTCCTAAAGCCAACTGCCTCACCGTAGAAATTAATCCGAGTGCTATCAATGTGGCGAAGCAGTTTTTTAAAATCCCTCAAAGATCGAAGCGTTTTAAAATTATTCAAGATGACGGCATTGATTATATTAAAAATTTGGAAGATGAGTATGACCTCATCCTGTCTGATGCATTTGAGGAATATGGTTTACCCGAAGTATTTTGTGAAATTCCTTATTTTGAAAGTTGTCGGGCGAGGCTGACTGAAAAGGGTATTTTTATGATCAACTTATGGGGATCAGACCCCAGAACAAAAGCCTATATTGATCGGATAAAACTGACCTTTGATTACCGCGTGCTTCATTTAAAATCATCAACGTCAGGCAACATTATTGTGTTTGCTTTTAATTCACAACCCAGTGAGTCACGAATTGATCATTTAAAAAGAAAAATATTAACCATGGAAAAACAAATTGACTTTGATTTGATGGTATATTTCAACAAAATTTTAAAAAACCAAAAGAATAAAACGAATCACCTTTTTCTTTAA